Proteins from a genomic interval of Odontesthes bonariensis isolate fOdoBon6 chromosome 7, fOdoBon6.hap1, whole genome shotgun sequence:
- the mob2a gene encoding MOB kinase activator 2a isoform X1 → MVGDYSSYSREKTDMHPQKNSKNGLSCKMVLQAVGKVLRKSKTKPNGKKPPTEEKKQYLEPEFTKIRVVDFDLKELVVLPREIDLNEWLASNTTTFFNLINLQYSTISEFCTGDTCQAMTACNTIYYWYDERGKKTKCTAPQYVDFVMSLCQKLVTDEEIFPTKYGKEFPNSFESLVKKICRYLFHVLAHLYWAHFKETVAMDLQGHLNTLYAHFIVFVREFNLVDPKETCIMDDLSEILCIPAPLPAPASSAPASAPSPSSQNHVTER, encoded by the exons ATGGTCGGAGATTACTCCTCCTACTCCAGAGAAAAGACGGATATGCACCCTCAAAAAAACTCTAAAAACGGACTAAGTTGCAAAATGGTGCTTCAGGCAGTCGGGAAAGTCCTGAG GAAGTCGAAGACGAAGCCAAATGGAAAGAAACCACCGACAGAAGAGAAGAAGCAGTACTTGGAGCCAGAGTTCACGAAAATCCGTGTGGTGGATTTTGACCTTAAGGAGCTGGTGGTGCTGCCCAGAGAGATAGACCTCAATGAATGGCTAGCAAGCAACA CAACGACATTCTTTAATCTTATCAACCTGCAGTACAGCACCATTTCAGAGTTCTGCACTGGGGACACTTGTCAGGCCATGACAGCCTGCAACAC AATATACTACTGGTATGACGAGAGGGGGAAGAAGACGAAGTGCACTGCTCCACAGTATGTCGATTTTGTTATGAGTCTCTGTCAGAAACTGGTCACAGATGAGGAAATCTTTCCCACAAAATATG GCAAAGAGTTCCCCAACTCGTTTGAGTCCTTGGTAAAGAAGATCTGCCGGTACCTATTCCACGTGCTGGCTCACCTCTACTGGGCGCACTTTAAAGAGACGGTGGCTATGGACCTGCAGGGCCACTTGAACACACTGTATGCACATTTCATCGTTTTCGTAAGGGAATTCAACCTGGTCGACCCCAAGGAGACCTGTATCATGGACGACCTGTCCGAAATCCTCTGCATCCCCGCCCCGCTGCCCGCCCCGGCCTCCTCCGCCCCAGCCTCAGCACCCTCCCCCTCTTCACAAAACCATGTGACGGAAAGATGA
- the mob2a gene encoding MOB kinase activator 2a isoform X3, giving the protein MGVLVCCDCFFYRKSKTKPNGKKPPTEEKKQYLEPEFTKIRVVDFDLKELVVLPREIDLNEWLASNTTTFFNLINLQYSTISEFCTGDTCQAMTACNTIYYWYDERGKKTKCTAPQYVDFVMSLCQKLVTDEEIFPTKYGKEFPNSFESLVKKICRYLFHVLAHLYWAHFKETVAMDLQGHLNTLYAHFIVFVREFNLVDPKETCIMDDLSEILCIPAPLPAPASSAPASAPSPSSQNHVTER; this is encoded by the exons ATGGGGGTTCTTGTATGCTGCGACTGCTTCTTCTATAG GAAGTCGAAGACGAAGCCAAATGGAAAGAAACCACCGACAGAAGAGAAGAAGCAGTACTTGGAGCCAGAGTTCACGAAAATCCGTGTGGTGGATTTTGACCTTAAGGAGCTGGTGGTGCTGCCCAGAGAGATAGACCTCAATGAATGGCTAGCAAGCAACA CAACGACATTCTTTAATCTTATCAACCTGCAGTACAGCACCATTTCAGAGTTCTGCACTGGGGACACTTGTCAGGCCATGACAGCCTGCAACAC AATATACTACTGGTATGACGAGAGGGGGAAGAAGACGAAGTGCACTGCTCCACAGTATGTCGATTTTGTTATGAGTCTCTGTCAGAAACTGGTCACAGATGAGGAAATCTTTCCCACAAAATATG GCAAAGAGTTCCCCAACTCGTTTGAGTCCTTGGTAAAGAAGATCTGCCGGTACCTATTCCACGTGCTGGCTCACCTCTACTGGGCGCACTTTAAAGAGACGGTGGCTATGGACCTGCAGGGCCACTTGAACACACTGTATGCACATTTCATCGTTTTCGTAAGGGAATTCAACCTGGTCGACCCCAAGGAGACCTGTATCATGGACGACCTGTCCGAAATCCTCTGCATCCCCGCCCCGCTGCCCGCCCCGGCCTCCTCCGCCCCAGCCTCAGCACCCTCCCCCTCTTCACAAAACCATGTGACGGAAAGATGA
- the mob2a gene encoding MOB kinase activator 2a isoform X4, producing MDWLMGKSKTKPNGKKPPTEEKKQYLEPEFTKIRVVDFDLKELVVLPREIDLNEWLASNTTTFFNLINLQYSTISEFCTGDTCQAMTACNTIYYWYDERGKKTKCTAPQYVDFVMSLCQKLVTDEEIFPTKYGKEFPNSFESLVKKICRYLFHVLAHLYWAHFKETVAMDLQGHLNTLYAHFIVFVREFNLVDPKETCIMDDLSEILCIPAPLPAPASSAPASAPSPSSQNHVTER from the exons GAAGTCGAAGACGAAGCCAAATGGAAAGAAACCACCGACAGAAGAGAAGAAGCAGTACTTGGAGCCAGAGTTCACGAAAATCCGTGTGGTGGATTTTGACCTTAAGGAGCTGGTGGTGCTGCCCAGAGAGATAGACCTCAATGAATGGCTAGCAAGCAACA CAACGACATTCTTTAATCTTATCAACCTGCAGTACAGCACCATTTCAGAGTTCTGCACTGGGGACACTTGTCAGGCCATGACAGCCTGCAACAC AATATACTACTGGTATGACGAGAGGGGGAAGAAGACGAAGTGCACTGCTCCACAGTATGTCGATTTTGTTATGAGTCTCTGTCAGAAACTGGTCACAGATGAGGAAATCTTTCCCACAAAATATG GCAAAGAGTTCCCCAACTCGTTTGAGTCCTTGGTAAAGAAGATCTGCCGGTACCTATTCCACGTGCTGGCTCACCTCTACTGGGCGCACTTTAAAGAGACGGTGGCTATGGACCTGCAGGGCCACTTGAACACACTGTATGCACATTTCATCGTTTTCGTAAGGGAATTCAACCTGGTCGACCCCAAGGAGACCTGTATCATGGACGACCTGTCCGAAATCCTCTGCATCCCCGCCCCGCTGCCCGCCCCGGCCTCCTCCGCCCCAGCCTCAGCACCCTCCCCCTCTTCACAAAACCATGTGACGGAAAGATGA
- the mob2a gene encoding MOB kinase activator 2a isoform X2, producing the protein MRFKRNGSYTLNRKSKTKPNGKKPPTEEKKQYLEPEFTKIRVVDFDLKELVVLPREIDLNEWLASNTTTFFNLINLQYSTISEFCTGDTCQAMTACNTIYYWYDERGKKTKCTAPQYVDFVMSLCQKLVTDEEIFPTKYGKEFPNSFESLVKKICRYLFHVLAHLYWAHFKETVAMDLQGHLNTLYAHFIVFVREFNLVDPKETCIMDDLSEILCIPAPLPAPASSAPASAPSPSSQNHVTER; encoded by the exons ATGAGGTTCAAAAGGAACGGGTCGTATACATTAAATAG GAAGTCGAAGACGAAGCCAAATGGAAAGAAACCACCGACAGAAGAGAAGAAGCAGTACTTGGAGCCAGAGTTCACGAAAATCCGTGTGGTGGATTTTGACCTTAAGGAGCTGGTGGTGCTGCCCAGAGAGATAGACCTCAATGAATGGCTAGCAAGCAACA CAACGACATTCTTTAATCTTATCAACCTGCAGTACAGCACCATTTCAGAGTTCTGCACTGGGGACACTTGTCAGGCCATGACAGCCTGCAACAC AATATACTACTGGTATGACGAGAGGGGGAAGAAGACGAAGTGCACTGCTCCACAGTATGTCGATTTTGTTATGAGTCTCTGTCAGAAACTGGTCACAGATGAGGAAATCTTTCCCACAAAATATG GCAAAGAGTTCCCCAACTCGTTTGAGTCCTTGGTAAAGAAGATCTGCCGGTACCTATTCCACGTGCTGGCTCACCTCTACTGGGCGCACTTTAAAGAGACGGTGGCTATGGACCTGCAGGGCCACTTGAACACACTGTATGCACATTTCATCGTTTTCGTAAGGGAATTCAACCTGGTCGACCCCAAGGAGACCTGTATCATGGACGACCTGTCCGAAATCCTCTGCATCCCCGCCCCGCTGCCCGCCCCGGCCTCCTCCGCCCCAGCCTCAGCACCCTCCCCCTCTTCACAAAACCATGTGACGGAAAGATGA